A region of the Desulfobacterales bacterium genome:
TAACAGTGCAGAACATCTACTAAGCATGATAAGCGACATACTTGATATTTCAAGAATTGAAGTGGATCAGATGCAGTTGAGCTTTTCTAAATTTGATTTTCATTATTTTCTTGAAAATATCGCTCAAACTATAAAAATTCAGATAAAAAATAAAGAAGTTACATTTTTTTCTAATTTTTCAATGAATTTGCCTAAATTTATTTTGGCTGATGAAAAAAGACTTACTCGTATTCTTCTTAATCTTCTTGGAAATGCAATTAAATTTACGAAAAAAGGAAAAATTGTTTTTTTTGTAAATAATGTTTTGATAAAAAACAATTTTCATAAAATACAATTTTCAATATTAGATACAGGCATAGGTATTCCAATTGAAATGAAGGATAAAATTTTTTCATTAAATCAAATTAAAGATCAAAGAATAAAAACAGAAGGAACAGGTCTTGGCCTTTCTATATGCAAAATGCTGGTTGATCTAATGGGCGGAAAAATAAATTTTGAAACAAAATATGGAGAGGGAACGACATTTTTAGTAGAAGTCGAATTAGAAGCTGTTGATGCTGTAGAGCATTATGATGTAAATTCTGATATTAACGGAAAAGACTATAAAATCTTAATTGTTGATGATAATGAAAATAATAGAAATGTTTTAAAAAATATGATTTCTCCTTATGGATTTGAAATTAATGAGGCTGTTGACGGAATAGATGCTGTAGCAAAAACAAAATATTGGGGGCCTTCATTAATATTAATGGATATATTGATGCCGCAAATGAATGGTTTTGAATCTGTATTTAATATACGCAATAAACTCGAAATGAAGGATATCCCTATCATTGCTGTTTCCGCAAGTACTACTGACGAAATTATAAAAAAAGTAAAATTTTATAAATTTAATGATTTTATTTCTAAACCTATTAATGAATGGGAATTATTGCGTAAATTAAAATTAGCGCTTAAACTTGGCGATATAAAACCGGATGAAAAAATACAAAAGATAATTACGCTTCCTGATAAAAAAGACCTTGAATTTCTGCTTAATATGGTGCTTGAAGGAGATATAAAAGGCATAATTGATAAGATATTTATTTTAAAAAACAATAATGAAAATTTAACTAATTTTTGCGAGCATATTTTAAATCTTTCTAAAGAATTTAAAACATATCAAATAGAAAAATTTATTGAAAATTCTTTAAACAGTTAATGCAAGGAATGGAAATTATGAAACCTACAAGTATTTTATGCGTAGATGATAATCCTGATAATCTTAGGGTTCTTTTAGAACATTTGAATGACGCTGGTTTAAAATTAATAATCGCAGAAGATGGAGAAACGGCAATTAGAAGAGCTAATTATGCTATACCTGATATTATACTTTTAGATATCATGATGCCTGTTATGGATGGATTTCAAACTTGTGCCCGTTTGAAAGAAAATCCTTTAACGAAACATATTCCTATTATATTTATGAGCGCTTTAAGCGAAACAGTCAATAAGCTAAAAGGTTTTGAAGTAGGAGCAGTTGACTATATAACTAAGCCTTTTCAAAGGGAAGAAGTTCTTGCGCGTATTAATGCCCATTTAACTATTGTTCGTCAAAGACAAGAGCTTTTCGAATTAAATGCCACAAAAGATAGATTTTTTTCAATTGTTGCCCATGATATGCGGAATATATTTAATAGAATTATGGGTTTTGCTCAGCTAAGTAAAGTTTGGGCGGATAAAGGGAGTGATGATAAACAAAAACATTATTCCAAAAGTCTTATGAACGCAGTAACAGAAGCGCATCAGCTTATGGAGAATCTTCAGCAATGGGCTACAAGCCAAAGGGGAATGATATCTTTTGAGCTTAAGTTTTTTATGCTTGAATCCGCCGTAAAAAAAGCTATAGATTATTATTTTGAACCAGCTAAACAAAAAGAGGTTCAAATTATCAATAATATAAATTCGGATATGAATGTTTATGCTGATCAAAATATGATTGAAACAATTCTTCGTAATCTTATTTCAAATGCTGTAAAATTTTCTCCAAAAGGAGGCAAGGTTGTAGTGTCTTCAAAAGAATTAGATAATGAGATTG
Encoded here:
- a CDS encoding response regulator, yielding MKPSYEELQNRVQKYEAIIEAIRKGDVDAVVLQNDVSLLKSQEFIEEVSKDLLRKDELLKGVADALMHLLKTEDSNDSHKSLKKALEILGIAVAVDRVYVIHIIASTSLDKLSVSEMYTWEVDDNLDDNTYIDIPVRWYEEFLKKQIIKGSIKNFPLGEKQILEKRNVTSTLMVPIIIDENIWGFMGFDDFQFEREWSNIESSLILAAAGSIGSAIVRWKVEKELIESNLKLKEANIAKAEFLANISHDLKTPLNGILGFTQILKRDQSLSLKQLEAIATIHNSAEHLLSMISDILDISRIEVDQMQLSFSKFDFHYFLENIAQTIKIQIKNKEVTFFSNFSMNLPKFILADEKRLTRILLNLLGNAIKFTKKGKIVFFVNNVLIKNNFHKIQFSILDTGIGIPIEMKDKIFSLNQIKDQRIKTEGTGLGLSICKMLVDLMGGKINFETKYGEGTTFLVEVELEAVDAVEHYDVNSDINGKDYKILIVDDNENNRNVLKNMISPYGFEINEAVDGIDAVAKTKYWGPSLILMDILMPQMNGFESVFNIRNKLEMKDIPIIAVSASTTDEIIKKVKFYKFNDFISKPINEWELLRKLKLALKLGDIKPDEKIQKIITLPDKKDLEFLLNMVLEGDIKGIIDKIFILKNNNENLTNFCEHILNLSKEFKTYQIEKFIENSLNS
- a CDS encoding hybrid sensor histidine kinase/response regulator produces the protein MKPTSILCVDDNPDNLRVLLEHLNDAGLKLIIAEDGETAIRRANYAIPDIILLDIMMPVMDGFQTCARLKENPLTKHIPIIFMSALSETVNKLKGFEVGAVDYITKPFQREEVLARINAHLTIVRQRQELFELNATKDRFFSIVAHDMRNIFNRIMGFAQLSKVWADKGSDDKQKHYSKSLMNAVTEAHQLMENLQQWATSQRGMISFELKFFMLESAVKKAIDYYFEPAKQKEVQIINNINSDMNVYADQNMIETILRNLISNAVKFSPKGGKVVVSSKELDNEIEVLVSDNGIGIKDDVLSRLFAIDRKYKEKGTANEPGTGLGLVLCRELMEKHNGRIFAESKLNIGTTIGFALKKNL